A region of Archocentrus centrarchus isolate MPI-CPG fArcCen1 unplaced genomic scaffold, fArcCen1 scaffold_33_ctg1, whole genome shotgun sequence DNA encodes the following proteins:
- the LOC115776509 gene encoding programmed cell death 1 ligand 1-like, translated as MDAGKSGMLCWILLFVFFPLPTSAEQKTITAESGQDVPLTCRAPKNKNKIIVVEWSRADLDSEYVLLYRDEQFAPEEQHPSFKDRVDLQDRQMKDGDVSLILKDVTTADSGTYQCRVVLGDKKHRSRAHLKTHPIITINLRVAPPGPGGSVGLIVGLSVAAVLLIAAVIGLLIYIKKQKKKNQDSNQPNAEV; from the exons ATGGATGCTGGAAAATCTGGGATGCTCTGCTGGATTctgctgtttgtcttctttccACTGCCTACATCTGCAG agcagaaaaCCATCACAGCTGAGTCTGGACAGGACGTCCCTCTGACATGTCGagctccaaaaaacaaaaacaaaatcatagtTGTtgagtggagcagagctgatcTGGATTCAGAATACGTCCTTTTGTACCGGGATGAGCAGTTTGCTCCAGAAGAgcagcatccatcctttaaggaccgggtggatctgcaggacagacagatgaaggatggagacgtgtctttGATCCTGAAGGATGTGACGACTGCTGATAGTGGAACATATCAGTGTCGTGTCGTCCTGGGAGATAAAAAACACAGGAGCAGAGCTCACCTGAAGACTCACCccatcatcaccatcaaccTGAGAGttgctcctccag gtccaggAGGATCTGTTGGTCTGATCGTCGGTCTCTCAGTTGCAGCTGTGCTCCTCATTGCTGCTGTTATTGGTTTGTTGATCTacataaagaaacagaaaaaaaagaatcaggaTTCAAACCAGCCTAATGCTGAAGTGTAG